The genomic region CCATTGCATTAGCATATATTAGTCCCAACCAAGGTCAGTGGCAACTTATTTAATACAGGTGTTCTAAGAATAGCTGCTAAGCCCGGAAAACTCTCAGAGACAAATCTGTGATTAAGAATTCCTTTAATTCTTGCTCTTCCTGTTATGTCTTCTCAGCCTCTTTTTCACCTGCAGATGAAGTCACTgggacttgtttttttttctctcaaacTAAACTGTCTGAATACATTTGAAAGAGTTGCAAACAATGCCAAGGAAACAAAGTGAAGGTTATTTAAATGTTGTGTTGTGTTTTGGGTGGATCAGAAGAGAACATCTGAGTAAAGCTGATCCATGAACAAATCCAGATGCCTTCTTGGCTGGAAAAGACGGGATTTGGCCTGTTAAATAACAAATGCACTGTGCAGCACAAAATAATTTTACTGGCCTCTGAAGCAAGCCGCAATGTTGTTGTGGTTCTGGAAGTTTCTGGAATATAAATAATTGACATTTTATTTTTGGAACCCGATGCAGACAGCAACAGTCTGGTGGGGATTGGAGAGAGTCCCAAAGAAAGTACTCTGCATGGAGATGAGCTACAGCTGTGCTAGGAACTCTGCCAGGAATCAGGGATAGACACAGGAATAGGGAGACAGACAGAGGGAgacaaagacacaaacacactTGAAATTAGAAGAAATGAAAGTGGAAGGCAAGATCCCAGCAGCTGAAATGGACCATGCCAGTTTTCATTAGTGTAgcacaacaaaataaataaataagatcatTTTATTTCATGAACCTAGAACAacacgtcaggtttgttttgcaacaaaagaataaaaagaaaTGGCTAAAACAATGTACCCAGTTCTTACAATATGTTGTTGTACCTCTAGGTAGTGCAAAATCATACAATTACTCGTTAGCAAAAGGTGGATATTGAAGGGACTTttcagcagaggtgtggactcgagtcgcatgacttggacttgagtcagactggagtcattttaatcatttctgacttgacttgataaaagctATAAAGACTTACCACTTGACTCGAACTTGAACGccagtgacttgcgacttgaatcaacttgcatctgttgacttgttgATGACTTCAGTatctttgatattttagcacaaaagtggcccgacatgtacaaaaatcataaatcattcttcgttctgggtttgatgtactgttaaatgcagcagcactttgtttataatcagtttcagttgcactttctgcttgtttgagcaaataaatgaagctttaagaatctttatttctggaatttatttattatcattgtcattaaattgaagttggacagatgacttaatTATGACTTGAaatttcaaagttaaggacttggacttgacttggacttccaaatcattgactttggactcaacttggacttgattgtctttgacttggacttgacttgaaacttgactggaaagacttgtgacttcctTGTGGCTCtcacaaagcagtgacttggtcacacctctgcttttCAGCCATTTTAAGGTGCATTTCAGTGCAAAAATTTAAGACTATTACCATCTTACTCAATGTTCATAGCTTCCTTTGAAACCTCCTTTCAGAAAAATAGTCCAACATCCAATAACCAAGACCAAAGTGCTTGGCTGTCATTTTAAAATAGCTCTAATCTCCAGCATCTCACAGGACTTCATGCAACATTACTTTATCTTTTTTTTCATACGTTATTAATAATTTCCCATTACATGATAATTTACATTGCCGATGCATagaagtagcctggcctgccagactcctcctctgtttaattctgcacggagaaagagtctgggaacactcccattcaaataaccccaccccctgggaattctaaccgagccaattagcgctgagtagcgtacgtcacacaccacaatgatGAATTTGTCATATAAACATGGCAACTGTAGCAGAGTTTGCTGTGGCTGTTTCCTCTGTtgtaaatgacttgaacatgtctttaaaaccacaacaagtagaagcgctgaaagtctttcttctaaaaaaaaagatgtttgggtTAGGCCAGGCACCAATTTTCACCACAGCTTTGcacggtacagtcagcatttccatcttttttgtgattggttatttttgagctggctagtcccgcccctcatgtaccTCTCttactgtgagttaccagactagcTGTCTGTGCAGATTTAAACAGagaacgagtctggcaggccaggctagaataGAAGTGCAACAGGGATTTAtaatttttttgtaaatgttCCGTAATAAAATACGATTTATTCTGAATTTGAAAGCAGTGTAACATTTATGAAATATTTTTTGCTTAACATTTAGGATAATGAAGCCGTTCCAACTAGCTCCAATTAGCTCATCAACCCTCAAGGGCGTAAATCTATTTTACCCAAACAAGGTCACCAGTTAAGCTTTCCACAGTGGACTTGTTTTTAATTGTCAcaccaaaacaacaaaaaatgtgtaaaacatACATCTCACTAAAGTTATTATTGTGcaaattaaagtgacaatgtgtgtttttttacctttaatctctggaaatatccagtgaaatgttgttgaaaacgaATAAATGATGCTGGTTgttaaatattggcggctttgtaacacacTGTATAACCGGGTCTTAAATACATCGCctcagggcgacgccatattagatgcaatgTTTACTTTTGCGTGAGCCCGTGAGGAAAACATGCATTCACTGatctgtaacaaacggttacaaaactttcaccattcatagacactgttttaaacatttacctTTTTGCTAATTGCCAGTGAAAGGGGAGTTTGTTGTGCTTGACATTTTGCAGGAGGTTGAATCATCTGGTGAAGTCCTCGTTCAAAAACGTTCAAccttaatggccatccgttggtaaggtcttactcaaacacaaaaatactgcttgctttcagtgttttaggtatgtactgccccctttcaccagggaaaatacacactgtcacttcaaaCCAAGATGTCTTATCCATAAAATTATGCACAGATTGTTTTCCACCCACGAAGGAGTATAAAACAGAACATTTAGTCCAAAAAATTGGGATTTTCATACAACTGGCTTTCACTGGATTAAgaacattttttgtgtgttttggctCAATATTTGTTTAGAATAACTTGTGTTATCATGATCGAAGGGTAGAGTAGAGCATGAGAGCACAGAATAGTGAATGCAGGTGATTCCTAAACAGCCGTGACCTGTGTCAGGATGACAGATAGCACTATTTGAGCTTAGTATCAATATCAGCTGGGCGGCTGAGCAGCGACTGGTAAAACCTAACAGAGGGTTGGCTCTTCGCAGACAGCAATAAAACAGAATCTAGATGAAACTAAAACACTTTCCTCACACCATCAACTTCCTCCAAGGGAGCAAACTTAAAAAAAGACTTCATTTTGCATTCTTAATGacattagcttaaagaaagtaaatatatatatatatatatatatatatttacattattACAGAAATTTTATTAGTAGCTTATATCTTTACAAAAAGAGCATTGTGTACGTGTTTTACATGTCTTAATTCTACATCAaccatttattaaaaataaacaggCTTTAAAAGTCCACCTTTAAACCTTGTAAAAGTACACTCATAACAACAGGTTATTGTATATCTAAATCTTCTTACAATAAATACAtgaaatcatttttattttcactttATCCAGGTGATTAAACATTTAAACAAGTGTAGTGTCTTCACAACAGGTTTATACCTCTATAGCATATTTGTATGATTTTGACATAGTCATGGTTCACTTGGCAAAAATGTCCATGTACAAATGAGAATTAGTCATTTTTATGATGTGAGTAAAGACTTGACGCATAAAACAACCGTATTTTGAGTTATAATGTTTTGATTTGCAAAATGACTTCATAATTATTTCCCCTTTTTGTTTCAGACAGGAAGTGGTTTAAGCAAGTGCAGATATGAGTTAGCACACTTAAAACAAAGATCAAAGCCTAGCAGCTGTATTATTTATGAGGTTGTGGGGGATTGTGTCATGGGACAAGGTTTAATCGTATCTTTGGCTGTAGGTTGATGCTTGAGTGTTCATGTCCTAGTTAGGACAAGAGCTATTTGATGCAGACAGCTGCCTCCAGCATCCAAGGAAAGGCTCGGGACTCACTTCCTACCTTTCGTGTGATGGCTCAAAAGCCTCGCGGTTGAAAAATCTTCTCCGTGCCAAAGCTCAGTGATGCACCGAAGCAGCCCAGCTGCAGCCGCAGATATGCTTGATGCATCGGTTATTGTGTCTCCAATCCGAGGTGAACACAGTGCCATAATCTTTTATAGCTGCCTGTCTCAGTGCAATCTTTTTTCTACGGTGACAAATCACATCTGAACGGGTGTAACAGCAGAAAAGGGATAGGAAGCACAACAAAGATTGCAGGTGTTTTTGCAGAGCTTCCTCATTTTGGGGTTTCTGCGCTGATGCAAAATTAATGTTTGCAGTGTTACACTGTCATGCTAATTTTTTCCATTTGCCTAAATGAGCAAAACAAACAATCTAAAAAGAAGTTTCTGTTCACAAGCAAAGTAGAAGATGAGTCCCGAGGCTGAGagcaaaaatgtgtttttcattcACACTCACTGATTTGTCTCTACCACAACATTCACTTGGTTTCTGGCCCGTGCCAGCCACATCTGGATTATTTTATACACCTTTCACAAATCTTTACCGTCAGGTCTTCTCTTCTATTGTGAAAAGTgttcataataaaaaaaagctGCAATAAAATCATATGAAAACATTCTGCTAACAAGGAAAAGGCTACAaaggtgtttttgtttgtttttgttgtgctTCATTTATATTCCGTAGATATTGTTTGAAACAACTGCAAAGACAGCTTTATTGTATTTTTAGATTCTGCTGTACTCATTAATTTATGAACAGATGAACATACAGTGATCCCTTCTAGCGTAATTGAGTTGGCAGTGAAGAATCCTCTTTAATGGGATTTTAAAGGAATAGCTTGGACTTTttgaagaaggattctccagcagCCATAGTCCCTTTTCACAGACACATTAAAGCTGGAACTGGAAAAACTCCTTTCTTCTTGCTGAAGTCAACCTACCGCTGTTGGGCTTGGAGGTGGCTTTAGAAAGGGTTTATCTGAAGCATTTTTATGGAATCATATTGGTAAAAGGCCTAAAATGTAACCTGCAGTAGAAAGAATGATCCCAGTTTGGAGAATCAGAAAGGAATTCCTAAAGGAGCGGTTGTTCTCggagatatttgaacatctctccCCGGATCGGATAAGTACGACTCTACCACGAACATGCAACGTggttgttttatttccacaagtaacacaagcctggaggaggttCTGCcacgtggtggtgttgctaatgctaacggttagcttaaactatcCGACACGTTCTCTGCTGATTTCTAAAGGTTAAAACAACAACATCCCTCCCAGTCGTGAGTCAAGATCGGTGGATCCAAGAAACTGCTTGATGTAGAGCTGTCAAGCTTTTCAAATCCACGCATTtcaacgtctattttctatctgaagctaaagcaggagataggtggagGAGACTATTCCCATGTccagcctacatgaaaaactccaaGAGACCAAATTtattcagacaaaaacatcaaataaatgtttttttttttcagtcaaccacacctttagcgAAAATCAAGCTATCAACTACTTAAGCAATGGCTTTTTGTTAGGAAAGTATTCCTGCAGGTAAGATACTGACTGATGATTACAACCCTGAATTCCAGTTCAAAAACATCCCAAACATTTCTTTTAGCCGGTCTAACCTTTATGTCTTTTTGCTGGTAAATACACTGATGTCCATGCTTTGAAGCAGCTTTGGTGCTCTGGCTTCCAGAGCTGCCTAACAGAAAAATAACACCAGTACTTTTGAATAGTTGAAGCTTAAACCCATGTGTTCAGCTGTGTAATGAAGCAGCCGTGACCTGATTTGGCTCTGGAATCATCTGATGGGTGTTTAAAATGACCTGATTCACTCAGAATCTTAAGCCTCATTTGTCCTCTGTTCACCCATCTACACTACGAGAGAGGACGATCTCTAGGAAAATATGCAGGAACAAGCTTaacctgaaaaaaatatttcttcAGATTATTGTGTGAGAGTGCTTGTTTGTCTGCTCACTGTCTAACAAACGGGCTGTCATGCACTCAAGCATCTTCCCAAAATACGGACGCAGAATTCAAAAGTGCTTGTTGATGACAAATGCAGCCAAATCCCAATCTTTTTTCCTGGATAAAGAAATATGGAAGTGTATTTGTCAGTGTCAGAACTTGGTCCGAGGGGCCCTAAATAATCTGAAAACCCAGTGAGAGGAAGAAAAGGAGAGACATGAAGATAGATTATATATATCTGTTCAGCAGAGAATCTTTTGGGTTTGTCAtccccaaacaaacaaaaaagcatGACTCGTGAGTTTTCAGTTCGTCTGCGTAAGCATGTTCATCAGAAAGTGCAGGCGTAGACGACGCCCACCACCACAATGTTTCCAATCGTAGCGATGATGGCAATCCAGAGCCAGATGGCATCGCTAGACATTGACTGTTGCTCGTCCTGCTGGCCATGTACCGAGGCCGCTGACGGAGCAGCGTTGACGCTAGCCGAGGAGTTGAAGAGCGAGTGCTCGCCGCTGTAGTCGTCATTGGGAGAGGAGTCCATGAAAGCGCCGGTCATTACCGGGATCTGGAAGGTAAAGGAGGAAATGGATTTTAGCACCACTTTCTGAAATATAGTTAAAGCTGCTGTTCACTGAGAAACGTGATATGAGTTTCACATTCATGCTAAACATGAAACTCTTCAGGTCAGCTCCTTCAGGCTTGGTTTATTTGTGAGGAGAAAACATTaactttgcattttttttttttacccaagaacaGAGCAAAAGAGTTGCAttattgttagccaatcagaggcaagatgtctacATATCATGAGTTTTCTGCctctgactaacttctacttcctgcaagaaaagcagcagggcttTATTTTCTGAATGACTTAGAAGACCACAGCACATTTATTGAAATAAAAAGCCAATGATCGCTTTAAGATACGTAAAGATTTCACATCACCCTGTCCTTTTGTGATTTTCTTTTATTGAGGTTGGTGAACTGGTGAACAATTTGAACAATTTACAACTAAAACTGTATGCATTCACCTGGGAACATCTAACACTGGATTCATGAAGCATAAATCTCTTTTCACAAAACTTCCAATTCTTTCTCATTTCTTGTGCTCTGAATGGATACAAACACCTCTTTAAttaatcatttctgcaaaagAAATAGCTGTGTGTGACACAACTCAGCAGGCGTGGAATGAAAATAACAAATAAGAACAGCTCAACAGCATGTGAAATTGAAATTCTCATTTGGGAGAAGAGGAAAATGAAATGTTTATTGGATTTAAAGAATGAACAGACAAAGCTGTTGTGGAAAGAGTATCCAGCTTTTAATATAGATGATTTGTGCATAATAGTTAAATAAATCATATTTTCTTTTATCAGTACAGCAGATCTGATCCAACATCACATTAAACACAAAACAAATATCAAGGCACAATAATTATTTTCCTAACTGTGTCTTCTGCAAATGAGCCGTCGCAGCAGAACATGTAAAAATCCAAACCAAACTCCACGCAACCAATATATCGATATAGATGAGAAAAAAACCCATTTAGAtttcaaattaaaacatttcctgagtttgaaaaaataagttgttaaATGGAAGTTCCAAAACTGAAAAGAGCTGTCGCCTCTCATTTAAGTGGATCTTGGCTCAGATTTATTTCAGGTGAAGATATATTTTCTACCAGGTGTGCACAAATATTTTTTCTTAGAACAATTGGGTCCAGTATTTAAGACATGAAAAGtttaacatttacatttcatCATCAGCACTTTTCAGTTCCTGTTGCTCATGCATCAAAAACTAGGCTGAAAGATATAAGCAAATGAGGCGTTGCCAGCTTACATTAATTGTAGTCACGATTGTGTTTATTGTGTTTCAGAGACCAGCTGTATTTACAAGCAAAACTTTGAGCAGTTAGATACTCACTGGTCACTTAATCTGATGCCCTGTTTCAATTGCTTATCTGTATGATTATCTAAACAATCAATAAACCTAATGCATTCAGGCAGAAGTGGTGAgcaggggtgcctccagaaaaaTTTGACAGGGGTAGCCAGATAGGGCCaaagaaaattttggggtggcacaccaaattggtccttgtcgtaactctgggagagtttagccagtGGCAATgtactgcattgctcctttattcatttttattattaaaaaaacactatgtatccaaaacatttaacttaaattttacaaacacaaacatttcagaaaaatacatttcagttatttcaatttgtttccaaattttatttaaaaaaatgtatttaaggtTTATTCactgtgttgctgtgttcacaaaaaactatggagataaaaaaaaatttaatggtgagcagcagaaacgtgttttttttaatcatttcttTAATTGTTCATTGTattcttttttttcctttcacaattatgtcttgaataaataagataaagttatggtttgagtgaacatttatatgatttattaacattggctttttgggggggggggggggggcagcaattttctaggggtggccaaggCACCCCTTGGGGGTGCCCTTGGTGGTGTGGACAACTAGCTGAATGAAACATCAGAATGGACAAAGAAAGAAGATGCAAGTGACTTTGAACTAATCCATCAAAGCAACATGGGGAAGCTGTTTTTTATCATGGAAAATAGCAACAGTGGCTCAAATAACCACAGACTTCAACCAAGTTCTCCATCTCTTAAGACACTGAACTGTGGAGCAGATGGACGCCAGCAGCAGGAGACCAAACAAGAAATCCTGTAAGATGAGAACAGGAAACTGAAGGTGTATTTCACATAGGATCACCAGAGCTGAACCAAAAGAGACTGGAAACACCTTTCCTGGTCTAGACTTCAGGTGCAACATTCAGATTTTGGGTCCGAATTTGTTGTAAACATGAAAGCATGGGTCCAGCCAGCCTTATATCAATAGCTCAGGCAGCTCATGCTGCTGTGAGGGAGAAGTTCTTGTCCCACTCTGGGCCCTTTAGTACCACCTCAGCCTTAAGCACCACAGCCTACataagtattgttgctgaccatgtccatccctttatggccacatggacccatcttctgatggatacttccagcaggataatacaccatgtcacaaagctcagattacCTTTTAATTGTTTTCTACAACATGATGATGAGCATTATGGAGAGGGGCAAAGATAAAAAACACCTCAGAGAAGTGTTTAGATCTCAAAAATACAAGAATACGCTCACTTTCTCTTCAAGCTTTCTCTCATGACCACACAACCCGATGCATAAACGTTAACATAGAACCACACAAATACAAATATTTCTGCTCTTCACCCACATACACCGTTTTAAAAATGCTGTTTTAGAGAGCACTATGCTGCTCTACATTCTTGGGCCTCTGGTGGGGAGTAATAACATGACACGTCCTGTGGAGCGTCTGCGGCTCACATGAGCATGATGGAGCCAGGCAGGCGTGCAGGAAGTCCGGCAACCTGGGTCTCCCCACAACTCACTGTaagtgctgatttgtccactttGGCAAAGCCTTTtgttttatcacacacacacacacacacacacacacacacacacacacacacacacacacacacacacacacacacacacacacacacacacgcatgcacacaataTTTGAGGTCAACTGAAAACAGCTTCAGATGGAACAAAAATAGATGCCATTCTAAATATATGGTTTATGGCACTGTGTGTTAAATCAAATCACAACAAACACCCTTTGTATGAAATGTTGTCATTGTAACAAATCAAAAATAGAATTTGATGGAAATAACAGGAATATTTTATtcaattaaattaattaaatttcaataattacatttattttaaaatacAAGAGTCCATGATCACACCGAACTCATCCCGTGCCCGGGTTTCTGCcttggtgaccacccgagccacgttccgcttggactgccggtacccgtcagctgcctctggagttccacagtccaaaaagacctgataggattctttcttcagcttgacagcatccctaaccaccggtgtccaccagcgagttcgggggttgccaccacgacaggcaccgacgatcctgcaaccacagctccggtcggccgcctcaacaatggaggcacgggacagggtccattcagactcaatgtcccccgcctcccccggaacattttggaagttctgtcggaggtgggaattgaagctccttctgacaggagactctgccagacgttcccagcagaccctcgtgatacatttgggcctgcctggtctgaccagcatcctcccccaccatctgagccaactcaccaccaggtagtggtcagttgacagctccgcctctctcttcacctgagtgtccaagacatgcggccgcaggtcagatgaaacaacaacaaagtcgatcatcgagctgcggcctaaggtatcctggtgccaagaacacatatggacacctttatgtctgaacatggtgttcattatggacaatccatgactggcacagaagtccaataacaaaacaccactcaaattcagatcggggggccattcctcccaacctcACCTCTCCAGgtttcactgtcgttgcccacgtgagcgttaaagtcccccagcagaatgagggagtcaccggaaggagcgctctccagcacgccctccaaggtctccaaaaagggtgggtagtctgaactgtagtttggtgcataagcacagaccacagtcaaaacccgtccccccacatgtaggcggagggagcctaccctctcattcaccggggtaaaccccaacatacaggcaccaagatgggaggcaactagtatgcccacccctgctcggcgcctctcagtgggagcaactccagaggggtagaatgtccaacccctctcaaggaaactggttccagagccagagccatgcgttgaggtgagtgcaactatatctagtcggaacctctcaaccacacacaccaactcaggctccttccccacctgagaggtgacattccatgtgccaagagccagcttctgtagccgaggatcagaccgccaaggtccccgccctctactaccacccgtcacacactgcacccgacccctttggcccctcccacgagtggtgagcccatgggaagggggacccacatttcctcttcaggctgtgcccggccaggctccatgAGTGAAAgtccagccaccaggcgctcgccaacgggccccacctccaggcctggctctagAGGGGGGTAGTGTCATGGGTGacactaccagaggcagaaagcctcagacaacttagctcctaggatcactgagacagtcaaacccctccaccacggtaaggtggcagcccagggagagaaaCGCGAgaagtataaaaataaatgtaCCTATGAGTCTGTATTTCTAGAAATTTGTTGAGAGGATCTTGCAGACATGGCTGCTGCTGGTTAAACTCTAATGAAACGCAAAGAAAAGCAACTTTAAGATCCCAAAGCATCGACTGAACCCTGTGAATTATTGCCAGAAAGTTGACATTTGCTGAGGATGAGTAGTCTGTAAAAgttaaactacaaatgaaactttTTCTAACTTGTCAAATAGCTTGTTATAAGTTCCACTGGGGCTCCAGAACACGAGAAACTGGTCCAATATGTCTCAGTGATTGTCTGTTTCCAAATATTATAGATTAGCTTCTGCCAAGATTTTAAAAAGTACTTGGAGCTGTTCATCAGGCCTTTAAAACTCAAACCAAAAATAGGAGTTAGTTCTTTTTCATGAGCTCAACAGCAAAACTTTAGGTTTGTGTAGATTGCTCAGTTGgatccattttttttattttttttgtagttAGGATTAGCAACTTAATTGGTTAAATTATATTTAGTTAAAATTACAGCTAAATtcaaccactgaagaagaagaagaagaagcacaagaagcagaagaagaagaagaagaagaaaatatcatttctatagcgcctctcaagataaaaatcacgaggcgcttcacaaaaacaaaaaatgtaaaaatataaaaaagcatttagaaaatgtttaaaaatatatttaaaagcacTGTTGCTGATACTTGTTAAATTTCAACttttaaaatgaatgaaaagaaggaaattaatataataataacttTTCATGTACTCAGAGTttacttttgtgttttcattagAGGCGCCAATAAAAACCCATTCTTCAAAGCATAAAAAGTTTAATGTTTTTTATTAGgggtgggacttgattaaaaaattaatctaattaataaaaggcttgtaattaattaatcttgattgaTCAAATGTAGCTGTTCAAGAAAATCTACCTCCAAAgcaattattttttctcaaaaataATGTTATTGAGGCACAGAATCAAGCACTAGACATGGACATTAATATTGTAAACTCAAgctcttaatttttttttaattctctctctctctctctctctctctctctatatatatatatatatatatatatatatatatatatatatgtgtgtgtgt from Nothobranchius furzeri strain GRZ-AD chromosome 18, NfurGRZ-RIMD1, whole genome shotgun sequence harbors:
- the LOC107392188 gene encoding uncharacterized protein C14orf132, whose translation is MDLSFMAAQIPVMTGAFMDSSPNDDYSGEHSLFNSSASVNAAPSAASVHGQQDEQQSMSSDAIWLWIAIIATIGNIVVVGVVYACTF